Proteins from one Niallia circulans genomic window:
- a CDS encoding GbsR/MarR family transcriptional regulator, with translation MEGKEQLERARERVIDVVAQNMDLYGVTDSIGRLYGMLMFQENPMTLDEMKEELGMSKTSMSTSVRTLLELKMVDKVWKKGVRKDLYKAESDWYQNFIDFFAIKWRSAISENVLEMKKSLAELNSLVSRDDIEEELKELAISDINKLKNALDYYDWLNRFVDSLESKEIFELIPLKKPE, from the coding sequence ATGGAAGGTAAAGAACAGCTGGAAAGGGCACGGGAAAGAGTAATAGATGTTGTTGCACAGAACATGGATTTGTATGGTGTGACAGATTCAATTGGGCGCTTATATGGAATGCTGATGTTTCAGGAAAATCCTATGACACTCGATGAAATGAAGGAAGAGCTTGGGATGAGCAAAACGAGTATGAGCACCTCTGTCAGAACTTTATTGGAATTGAAGATGGTCGATAAAGTTTGGAAAAAAGGGGTAAGAAAGGACTTATACAAAGCTGAAAGCGACTGGTACCAGAATTTTATTGACTTTTTTGCGATAAAGTGGAGATCTGCTATTTCTGAAAATGTTTTGGAAATGAAAAAGTCACTTGCAGAATTAAATAGCCTTGTTAGTCGGGATGATATTGAGGAAGAACTTAAAGAATTGGCAATTAGTGATATTAATAAATTAAAAAATGCTCTTGATTACTACGATTGGCTTAACAGATTTGTAGACAGTCTTGAATCAAAGGAAATCTTCGAGCTTATACCTTTAAAAAAACCAGAATAA
- the proV gene encoding glycine betaine/L-proline ABC transporter ATP-binding protein ProV — protein sequence MENNVKVKIEDVTKIFGKNSKKAISLLQKGESKGEILKKTGSTVGVNKASFEIKAGEIFVIMGLSGSGKSTLVRMLNRLIDPTLGKIYIDGKDIVKMSKDELRKVRREKISMVFQKFALLPHRTILENTEFGLEIQGIDKATRKQRALESLKLVGLEGYESQYPDQLSGGMQQRVGLARALANDPDVLLMDEAFSALDPLIRKDMQDELLDLQSTMEKTIIFITHDLDEALRIGDRIALMKDGSIVQVGTPEEILMNPSNDYVERFVEDVDLSKVLTANHVMKRAEAVNVDRGPRVALQMMRDLGISSIYVVNKKRNLLGAVTADAARSAVENNKPLHDILDETLTVSGDTLLVDLFDKVSTASIPVAVVDGDHRLKGMLVRGAVIGALAGNNENINSQTDIMETQKTEVVN from the coding sequence ATGGAAAACAACGTAAAAGTAAAAATTGAAGATGTGACAAAAATCTTCGGTAAAAACAGTAAAAAAGCCATTTCCCTTCTACAAAAGGGTGAATCTAAAGGCGAAATACTAAAGAAGACAGGTTCAACTGTCGGGGTTAATAAAGCTAGTTTTGAAATTAAAGCAGGCGAAATATTTGTCATTATGGGATTATCCGGAAGCGGAAAATCAACACTTGTTCGTATGCTGAATAGACTTATTGATCCAACACTTGGAAAAATCTACATTGATGGCAAGGACATTGTCAAAATGTCGAAGGATGAATTACGTAAAGTTAGAAGAGAGAAAATTAGCATGGTGTTCCAAAAATTCGCTCTCCTTCCTCATCGTACAATCTTGGAAAACACAGAATTCGGTTTAGAGATACAAGGCATTGATAAAGCTACACGCAAACAACGTGCTTTAGAATCTCTTAAACTAGTCGGATTAGAAGGCTACGAAAGCCAATATCCTGATCAATTGAGCGGTGGTATGCAGCAGCGTGTTGGACTTGCAAGAGCACTTGCTAATGATCCAGACGTATTGTTAATGGATGAAGCTTTCAGTGCACTTGACCCTTTAATTCGTAAAGACATGCAAGATGAGCTTTTGGATTTACAATCAACCATGGAAAAAACAATCATCTTTATTACACATGATTTAGATGAGGCATTAAGAATTGGTGACCGAATTGCATTGATGAAGGATGGCTCGATTGTTCAAGTCGGTACACCAGAGGAAATCCTGATGAATCCTTCTAATGACTATGTTGAGCGCTTTGTAGAAGACGTTGATCTGTCAAAAGTGCTTACAGCAAATCACGTTATGAAACGTGCAGAGGCTGTAAATGTAGACAGAGGCCCACGTGTTGCCCTTCAAATGATGAGAGACCTTGGTATTTCAAGCATTTATGTCGTAAACAAAAAAAGAAATCTGCTTGGAGCAGTAACAGCAGATGCAGCAAGAAGTGCAGTTGAGAATAATAAGCCACTGCATGATATTCTCGATGAAACACTGACAGTAAGCGGTGATACGCTGCTTGTAGACCTTTTTGACAAAGTATCGACAGCAAGTATTCCTGTTGCAGTAGTTGACGGAGATCATCGTCTAAAAGGCATGCTTGTCAGAGGTGCAGTTATTGGTGCCCTTGCAGGAAACAACGAAAATATTAACAGCCAAACAGATATTATGGAAACACAAAAAACGGAGGTGGTGAACTAA
- a CDS encoding CheR family methyltransferase produces the protein MTENISTHSSEQTELMNDFYVVGIGASAGGLEAIEQFFANMPSNTGMVFVIVQHLSSKYKSFMPELLAKKTNMNILRAAKGMQLVPNTIYLNPPNQFLTISEGVFQLEEYEKDKHYNFPIDTFLISLAQEKKQKAISIIFSGNGTDGTEGVRIIKDNGGVVFVQEEDTAKFHNMPKSVITSGVADYIEAPSDIPIIMQTITDPSSLTYSDESLKHIFNILLKRTGINFSFYKKSSVLRRIERRMKVIKEPMLSLDAYRDYLFKFPEEIDLLHKDLLIGVTQFFRDPEAFKEIEKLIPDIVANKLENGEEEVRVWTVGCSTGQEAYTLAILLDQYMESLDEAIDFRIFATDVDKDSIKIASQGLYESELLSEVPPYMKERYFEPAGDKYQVKKSIRKKIVFAPHNISKDSPFVNIDMISCRNMMIYFQPELQQKILSLFHFSLIENGILFLGSSETIGKLSGLFEPIHSKWKIFRNKQSDKWDLKEPAIHSKHKAKEITHSDIHAPATLFDAMPGRKVDLLYQKLVNDFINPCIILNEQNEVVLTSKKANRFLSVPIGETNYSIFKMVPAHLSVIIGTGLKKLKENEEEITYKNILLVIDKEEKYFDLTIRRFLDRDALSIILFQEEEDDNKIGVLSPPIYFDHDSTISERVVDLEQELFYTQQNLQTTIEELETSNEELQSTNEELIASNEELQSTNEELQSVNEELINVNNEYESKITELTDLTNDLDNLLINTNIGTIFLDKGFKIKLFTPEVQKIVNVLDMDIGRPLFHISHNLEYGSLLEDAREVLKTSAKVEREIRSYDGNWYGMRAMPYRTSDNIVDGVVITFTDITEIKTYNQKLMLTSSVIEKSPTSIIITDNEGRINYTNERFKQQIKQDLDCTGLHILDVYEQYLNAEEFHDIWNTIKDGEDWEGNITYRLDDGIERWEYVSFRVIKDSTGKLVNLLRTSEDITENKKSEAMLKKSEMLSAVGQLAAGIAHEIRNPLTSLKGFLQLMMQSNTYNKEYTEVMFSEFNRLELIISEFLVLARPQAVAFKEMQIERILEDVNVLLNTQAILKNINLQLEYTGNLPAVYCNEKELKQLFINMIKNAMEAMESEGNIHISAHMETGGYLLVKVTDQGKGIPKDQLEKMGEPFYTTKEKGTGLGLMISQKIIDNHKGTLTFFSEVGVGTTVEMRFPIS, from the coding sequence ATGACTGAAAACATCTCTACCCATTCATCTGAGCAAACTGAACTGATGAATGACTTTTATGTCGTCGGAATTGGTGCATCAGCTGGTGGATTGGAAGCAATTGAGCAATTTTTCGCAAATATGCCTTCTAATACTGGTATGGTGTTTGTCATTGTACAGCATCTTTCATCAAAGTATAAGAGCTTTATGCCTGAATTGCTTGCCAAAAAAACAAATATGAATATTTTGCGGGCGGCAAAGGGAATGCAGTTGGTTCCAAATACAATATACTTAAATCCTCCTAATCAATTTTTGACGATTTCTGAAGGTGTGTTCCAGTTAGAAGAGTATGAGAAGGACAAGCATTATAACTTCCCAATCGATACTTTCCTTATATCCTTAGCACAGGAAAAGAAACAGAAAGCAATCAGCATTATATTTTCCGGTAATGGAACAGATGGGACAGAAGGAGTTCGAATTATTAAAGATAATGGTGGAGTTGTGTTCGTTCAAGAGGAGGATACAGCTAAATTCCATAATATGCCTAAAAGTGTGATTACTTCTGGTGTTGCTGATTATATCGAGGCTCCTTCTGACATCCCAATTATTATGCAGACGATAACAGACCCATCAAGTTTGACTTATAGTGATGAGTCACTTAAGCATATTTTTAATATTTTGCTGAAAAGAACAGGTATTAACTTTTCCTTCTATAAAAAAAGCAGTGTTTTGCGCAGGATTGAGAGAAGGATGAAGGTAATTAAGGAGCCTATGCTGTCATTAGATGCATATCGGGATTACTTGTTCAAGTTCCCAGAGGAAATTGATTTGCTGCATAAGGACTTGCTTATAGGAGTTACTCAATTCTTTCGGGACCCAGAGGCTTTTAAGGAAATTGAGAAGCTGATACCGGATATTGTCGCAAATAAGCTGGAAAATGGCGAAGAAGAGGTTAGAGTGTGGACGGTTGGCTGCTCTACAGGGCAAGAAGCTTACACATTAGCGATTCTTCTTGATCAATACATGGAATCATTAGATGAGGCCATTGATTTTCGGATTTTTGCAACAGATGTAGATAAGGATTCCATTAAAATAGCAAGCCAAGGACTATACGAGAGCGAGCTGTTAAGTGAAGTTCCACCATATATGAAAGAAAGGTATTTTGAACCGGCTGGGGATAAATATCAAGTGAAAAAATCTATCAGAAAAAAAATTGTGTTTGCTCCTCACAATATCTCTAAAGACTCACCGTTTGTTAACATCGATATGATTAGCTGCCGCAATATGATGATATACTTTCAGCCTGAATTGCAGCAGAAAATTCTGTCCCTTTTCCATTTTTCTCTTATTGAAAATGGAATCCTGTTCTTAGGTTCAAGCGAAACAATCGGCAAGCTTTCAGGGCTTTTCGAGCCGATTCACTCAAAATGGAAAATTTTCCGGAACAAGCAAAGTGATAAATGGGATTTAAAGGAGCCTGCTATCCACTCTAAACACAAGGCAAAGGAAATTACCCATTCAGATATTCATGCACCAGCTACCCTATTTGATGCAATGCCAGGCAGAAAGGTAGACTTGCTTTATCAAAAGCTTGTTAATGATTTCATTAATCCTTGTATTATCCTTAATGAGCAGAATGAAGTTGTCCTAACTTCAAAGAAAGCCAATCGTTTCTTATCTGTTCCAATCGGAGAGACAAATTACAGCATTTTTAAAATGGTGCCAGCACATCTTTCTGTTATTATTGGAACAGGCTTGAAGAAGCTTAAGGAAAACGAAGAGGAAATAACATATAAAAACATCCTGTTGGTTATTGATAAAGAGGAAAAATACTTTGATTTAACTATTCGAAGATTTTTGGATAGGGATGCTCTTTCTATCATCTTGTTTCAGGAGGAAGAAGATGATAACAAAATAGGGGTACTTAGTCCCCCTATATATTTTGATCATGATAGTACGATAAGTGAAAGAGTTGTTGATTTAGAGCAGGAATTGTTTTATACCCAACAAAATCTGCAAACAACAATTGAGGAGCTAGAAACATCCAATGAAGAGCTCCAATCTACTAATGAGGAATTAATTGCTTCGAATGAAGAGCTGCAATCTACAAACGAAGAGCTCCAGTCTGTTAACGAGGAATTAATAAATGTTAATAACGAGTATGAAAGTAAGATTACAGAACTGACTGATTTAACAAATGATTTGGACAATCTGTTGATAAACACTAATATTGGAACGATCTTTTTGGACAAAGGCTTTAAAATCAAGCTGTTTACGCCGGAGGTTCAAAAAATTGTCAATGTGCTTGATATGGATATTGGACGTCCGCTTTTCCATATCTCTCATAATTTGGAGTATGGATCTCTTCTCGAGGATGCAAGGGAAGTGCTTAAAACGTCTGCAAAGGTTGAACGGGAAATCCGCAGCTATGATGGCAACTGGTATGGCATGAGGGCAATGCCGTATCGCACGAGTGACAATATAGTTGATGGTGTTGTTATTACTTTTACCGATATAACGGAAATTAAAACCTATAATCAGAAACTTATGCTTACTTCTAGCGTAATTGAGAAAAGTCCAACAAGTATTATTATTACAGATAATGAAGGCAGGATTAATTATACAAATGAACGGTTTAAGCAACAAATAAAGCAGGATTTGGACTGCACAGGACTTCATATTTTAGACGTGTATGAGCAATATTTAAATGCAGAGGAATTCCATGATATTTGGAATACGATCAAGGATGGCGAGGATTGGGAAGGGAATATTACTTACCGACTCGATGATGGTATTGAAAGATGGGAATATGTCAGCTTTCGTGTCATCAAGGACTCGACAGGTAAGCTTGTCAACCTCCTGCGCACATCAGAGGATATAACGGAAAACAAGAAGTCAGAAGCAATGCTCAAAAAATCAGAAATGTTATCTGCTGTTGGTCAGCTTGCAGCAGGAATCGCTCATGAAATTCGTAATCCGCTCACCTCCTTAAAAGGATTTCTGCAGCTGATGATGCAGAGTAATACGTATAATAAGGAATATACAGAGGTAATGTTCTCTGAATTTAACAGGTTAGAGCTTATTATTAGTGAATTTCTTGTATTGGCAAGACCACAAGCAGTTGCATTTAAAGAAATGCAGATCGAAAGAATATTAGAGGATGTCAATGTTCTTCTTAATACACAGGCGATCTTAAAAAATATCAATCTTCAATTAGAATATACAGGGAATCTGCCGGCTGTTTATTGCAATGAAAAAGAGCTGAAGCAGCTGTTCATCAACATGATAAAAAACGCAATGGAAGCGATGGAATCAGAAGGTAATATTCATATTTCTGCTCATATGGAAACAGGTGGATATCTGCTTGTGAAAGTAACAGACCAGGGTAAGGGGATTCCAAAGGATCAGCTGGAAAAAATGGGAGAGCCTTTTTATACAACAAAGGAAAAAGGAACTGGCTTAGGATTGATGATCAGTCAAAAAATCATCGATAACCATAAAGGTACACTGACATTCTTTAGTGAGGTTGGGGTTGGTACAACAGTTGAAATGAGATTTCCTATTAGTTAA
- a CDS encoding glycine betaine ABC transporter substrate-binding protein yields MKKFISMLFAAALVFALAACGSKADENASIGEQVDHEIIGIDPGAGIMKAANKAKEDYDLSDWTIVEGSSAAMTATLKKAYDKEEPIIITGWTPHWMFNAYDLKYLEDPKGSFGEDENIHTIARKGLKEDMPEAYQVLDNFHWDTDAMGEVMMEIYDGTQPEDAAAAWVKDNADVVSEWTKGVSKVNGDKIKLGYVAWDSEIASTNVIGKVLTDLGYDVTLSQVEAGPMWTGVADGSLDAHVAGWLPITHEDYATKYEGKFEDLGANLEGTKLGLVVPSYMDIDSIEDLKEQ; encoded by the coding sequence ATGAAAAAGTTTATATCCATGCTATTTGCTGCAGCTTTAGTGTTTGCACTTGCTGCATGCGGATCAAAAGCAGACGAGAATGCTTCCATCGGGGAGCAAGTAGATCACGAAATTATTGGAATTGACCCTGGTGCAGGAATTATGAAGGCCGCTAACAAAGCAAAGGAAGACTATGACTTGTCTGACTGGACCATTGTGGAAGGCTCAAGTGCAGCAATGACTGCAACATTAAAAAAAGCTTATGATAAAGAAGAACCAATTATCATTACAGGATGGACTCCGCATTGGATGTTTAATGCATATGACCTAAAATATTTAGAAGATCCTAAAGGTTCATTCGGCGAAGATGAAAATATTCATACAATCGCACGTAAGGGTCTTAAAGAAGATATGCCTGAAGCATATCAAGTGCTTGACAACTTCCATTGGGATACAGATGCAATGGGCGAAGTGATGATGGAAATTTATGATGGAACACAACCAGAGGATGCAGCTGCTGCATGGGTTAAAGATAATGCAGATGTAGTAAGTGAGTGGACAAAAGGCGTTTCTAAAGTAAATGGCGATAAAATTAAACTAGGCTATGTTGCTTGGGATAGTGAAATTGCCAGCACAAATGTAATCGGCAAAGTTTTGACTGACTTAGGCTATGACGTTACATTAAGCCAAGTAGAAGCTGGTCCAATGTGGACTGGAGTAGCAGATGGAAGCCTTGATGCACATGTTGCAGGCTGGCTGCCAATTACCCATGAAGACTATGCGACTAAATATGAAGGCAAATTTGAAGATTTAGGTGCAAACCTTGAAGGAACTAAGCTTGGTCTTGTTGTTCCTAGCTATATGGATATCGATTCAATCGAAGACTTAAAAGAACAGTAA
- a CDS encoding flotillin family protein — MLGIGLEIWIIIGIVLILFIALVGIFISKYKTAGPDEALIVTGSYLGSRNVHVDESGNKIKIIRGGGTFILPVFQQSEPLSLLSSKLDVSTPEVYTEQGVPVMADGTAIIKIGGSIGEIATAAEQFLGKPKGDRENEAREVLEGHLRSILGSMTVEEIYKNRDKFSQEVQRVASQDLAKMGLIIVSFTIKDVRDKNGYLDSLGKPRIAQVKRDADIATAEADKETRIKRAEADKDAKKAELERATEIAEAEKENQMKMADFRRDQDIAKARADQAYDLETARSKQDVTEQEMQIRIIERQKQIELEEKEILRREKQYDSEVKKKADADRYAVEQSAEANKRRQMAEADANQYRIESQAKAEAEKVRVDGLAKAEADKAKGETEAEIIRLKGLAEAEAKRKIAEAYDMYGQAAILDMVLEMLPEYAKQIASPLGNIDKITVVDTGGNGSSGANKVSGYATDLMATMQESLKASAGIDVKELLENLSGKNREVIRTEADE, encoded by the coding sequence ATGCTTGGAATCGGTTTAGAAATTTGGATTATTATCGGAATTGTACTTATTTTATTCATTGCATTAGTAGGTATCTTTATCTCGAAATATAAAACGGCTGGTCCAGATGAAGCATTAATTGTAACTGGAAGCTACCTTGGCTCAAGAAATGTTCATGTAGATGAATCAGGTAATAAAATCAAAATTATCCGCGGTGGAGGTACATTCATTCTGCCGGTATTCCAGCAATCAGAGCCATTAAGCCTGCTGTCAAGCAAGCTTGATGTGTCAACACCTGAGGTTTATACAGAGCAAGGTGTGCCTGTTATGGCAGATGGTACTGCTATCATTAAGATCGGCGGATCAATTGGAGAAATTGCGACAGCTGCAGAACAATTCCTCGGTAAACCTAAGGGAGACAGAGAAAATGAAGCGAGAGAAGTGCTGGAAGGACATCTTCGCTCCATTCTTGGGAGCATGACAGTCGAGGAAATTTATAAGAACAGAGATAAGTTCTCACAGGAAGTACAGCGTGTCGCTTCACAGGATTTAGCGAAGATGGGCTTAATCATCGTTTCCTTTACAATAAAGGATGTCAGGGATAAGAATGGTTACTTGGATTCCCTTGGTAAGCCAAGAATTGCTCAAGTAAAAAGAGACGCCGATATTGCAACAGCTGAGGCAGATAAAGAAACAAGAATAAAAAGGGCTGAAGCAGATAAGGATGCGAAAAAGGCAGAACTGGAGCGCGCTACTGAAATAGCGGAAGCAGAAAAAGAAAACCAGATGAAAATGGCTGATTTTAGAAGGGATCAGGATATCGCAAAAGCGCGTGCCGACCAGGCATATGACTTAGAAACAGCGCGATCTAAACAAGATGTTACAGAGCAGGAAATGCAGATTCGAATTATTGAAAGACAAAAGCAGATTGAATTGGAAGAAAAAGAGATCTTAAGAAGAGAGAAGCAATATGATTCTGAAGTGAAAAAGAAAGCCGATGCAGATCGTTATGCGGTTGAACAGTCAGCAGAAGCAAACAAACGCAGACAGATGGCCGAAGCCGATGCAAACCAGTATCGCATTGAGTCCCAAGCAAAAGCGGAAGCAGAGAAGGTTCGTGTCGATGGTTTGGCGAAAGCGGAAGCAGACAAGGCAAAAGGGGAAACAGAAGCAGAAATTATTCGCTTGAAAGGTTTAGCAGAAGCAGAGGCGAAAAGGAAAATTGCAGAGGCTTACGATATGTACGGTCAGGCTGCTATTCTGGATATGGTGTTGGAGATGCTTCCTGAATATGCTAAGCAAATTGCCAGCCCGCTTGGTAATATTGATAAAATTACGGTTGTGGATACAGGTGGTAATGGCAGCTCTGGTGCCAACAAAGTATCAGGATATGCGACAGACTTAATGGCAACGATGCAGGAATCACTCAAAGCATCTGCTGGAATTGACGTGAAGGAGCTTCTTGAAAATCTGTCTGGAAAGAACAGAGAGGTAATCCGCACAGAAGCTGACGAATAA
- a CDS encoding YjcZ family sporulation protein: protein MYGYGGCGYPSYGYSCGTGYGGGFALIVVLFILLIIVGAACFKW from the coding sequence ATGTACGGATATGGTGGTTGTGGTTATCCTAGTTATGGTTATTCTTGCGGAACTGGTTACGGTGGAGGATTTGCTTTAATCGTAGTTTTATTCATTCTGTTAATTATCGTTGGTGCAGCTTGCTTCAAATGGTAA
- a CDS encoding YjcZ family sporulation protein, giving the protein MGEVGYGGGFALLVVLFILLVIIGASWGYGGY; this is encoded by the coding sequence ATGGGTGAAGTTGGATACGGCGGAGGTTTCGCTTTATTAGTAGTATTGTTCATCTTATTGGTTATCATTGGCGCTTCTTGGGGCTACGGCGGTTACTAA
- a CDS encoding ABC transporter permease: protein MENLLPKLPVADWIDTFVDWLTSTFEVAFDGISEGLEVVVDSLVAVFAFIPSYIFIILLTLIAWKLANKKIALFTLVGLFLVDNLGYWDPMLDTLALVLSAVIISIIIGVPLGIWASQKNTVKQIVVPVLDFMQTMPAFVYLIPAIFFFNIGVVPGVVASVIFSMPPTIRLTILGVQQVPADITEATESFGSTTAQRLMKVQLPLAMPTIMAGINQSIMLALSMVVIAAMVGAPGLGADVYRAVTQIQIGRGFEAGLAIVVVAIILDRITQNLGTKKRGGI from the coding sequence ATGGAAAACTTACTTCCAAAACTTCCGGTTGCAGATTGGATTGACACTTTTGTTGATTGGCTGACTTCCACATTTGAAGTAGCATTTGACGGCATTAGTGAAGGTCTTGAAGTTGTAGTAGATTCATTAGTAGCAGTATTTGCTTTTATTCCTTCCTATATCTTTATTATTTTATTAACATTGATTGCTTGGAAGCTTGCGAATAAAAAAATTGCTTTATTTACATTAGTTGGTTTATTCCTTGTAGATAATCTTGGTTATTGGGATCCAATGCTTGATACTTTAGCACTTGTATTATCAGCTGTTATTATCTCGATTATTATAGGAGTCCCACTAGGAATATGGGCATCTCAAAAAAATACCGTAAAACAAATCGTTGTTCCTGTATTAGACTTTATGCAGACAATGCCAGCATTCGTATATTTAATACCTGCAATCTTCTTCTTTAATATAGGAGTCGTTCCTGGTGTAGTAGCTTCTGTAATTTTCTCTATGCCGCCTACTATTCGATTAACGATTCTTGGTGTCCAACAGGTGCCTGCCGATATTACGGAAGCAACCGAGTCATTCGGAAGCACAACGGCACAAAGACTTATGAAGGTTCAGCTTCCTCTTGCCATGCCAACAATTATGGCAGGTATTAACCAAAGTATTATGCTTGCACTATCCATGGTAGTTATCGCTGCAATGGTCGGAGCTCCTGGTTTAGGTGCTGACGTATACCGTGCAGTTACACAAATCCAAATCGGACGCGGCTTTGAAGCTGGTTTGGCGATTGTAGTTGTTGCAATCATTCTAGATAGAATTACGCAAAACCTTGGTACAAAAAAAAGAGGGGGAATTTAA
- a CDS encoding cobalamin B12-binding domain-containing protein → MITNQQIKTIGRERKLTHFVSAKEFALALLEGNIQKSMAIIQELDYQGYNTAFIYDELITPAMKYIGELWQKNEISVAEEHLATGICEVILSHYMLNIQKADTQEKKVLLFCLEGEHHTIGLKMCASTFQENGWEVKNLGPNLPLEHAVYMARKWQPDVIGMSLSMSFSIPTLRPYIEELERLAPRPAIIVGSRLIQDYDLRQYCSPSTIFISEQSELKSWLQIYNNANSLIHSVRSDS, encoded by the coding sequence ATGATAACAAACCAACAGATTAAAACGATCGGACGTGAAAGAAAATTGACTCACTTCGTTTCAGCAAAGGAGTTTGCCTTAGCCCTATTAGAAGGCAATATCCAAAAAAGCATGGCAATCATTCAAGAATTAGATTATCAAGGCTATAATACTGCTTTCATTTACGACGAATTAATTACCCCTGCAATGAAATATATCGGAGAGCTTTGGCAGAAGAATGAAATAAGTGTAGCGGAGGAGCATTTGGCAACAGGTATATGTGAAGTTATCCTATCTCATTACATGTTGAATATACAGAAGGCTGATACCCAGGAAAAGAAAGTATTATTATTTTGCCTCGAAGGGGAGCATCATACAATCGGTTTAAAAATGTGTGCTTCTACCTTTCAGGAGAATGGCTGGGAAGTTAAAAACCTTGGACCTAACCTTCCTCTCGAGCATGCGGTTTATATGGCCCGAAAATGGCAGCCTGATGTTATTGGCATGTCTCTTTCCATGTCCTTTTCCATTCCAACACTCCGTCCGTATATCGAAGAGCTTGAGAGACTTGCGCCACGACCTGCAATCATTGTTGGAAGTAGACTGATTCAAGATTATGATTTGCGGCAATACTGCAGTCCGTCTACTATATTTATCTCTGAGCAATCGGAATTAAAGTCTTGGCTACAAATATACAATAACGCAAATAGCTTGATTCATTCTGTAAGGAGCGATAGTTGA